The Arachis ipaensis cultivar K30076 chromosome B05, Araip1.1, whole genome shotgun sequence nucleotide sequence TGAAATTAAGGACATAAGGAATGTAATTTAAACATTAATATGTGAATTTGACTCAATAAAGTAAGTTAAATAAATACAAATATCTTATAAATCATGTAAAAATTATAACACTTTTAAAAATCATTaatcaaaatacataaataaatagatCAAAACATTTAACAGATTAAGACGttgacaaaaataactaaaaaaatgagaatagaaaagttataaaagatttaaaagtttgacaaaaataagaaaataactcATTGTGAAATAATTCTATTTTTGTGAATTGGATTATGTGACATTATGTAAGGTGGTCACGTTAACATTTGTGTTTAGCAAGTTAGTCCTTTTAGTCAACAAATCTTTCATATGTAAGGTGGCCACTAATCCTAATGAAATTCAAATGCACTCGGTAGAAGCTAATAGATGTGACAACATGGAAGGAGCAAGTATTACATAATCACGAGTGTCAATGTGCCATGTTTTCAGCCAACCAAAGTAATCAACAAAAACGGTACTATTTTAGTTACCTATGTAAGTTCTGAGATGTCAAGAATATCAGTTCAATTTGTCCTGAGAAACCATACTAATATCTGCATGAATGCAcaaacaagaaaaggaaaaattTCCAAGAAAATTAGAGAACTTACTGAGAAAGGAAAGGGAAGTTATGAAAAGTGAGGAGGCTAAGAAATTCTTATACCATTTTAATAGTTGGGTCTTGGCTTtgctagaataaaaaataaaaggcaaatatataaaaaataaataaaacaaataaaggtaaagtatattttttgttcctgaagtttgacaaaaattttaaaagttttatttgttttaattttgtcccaaaaattttcaatttatattaaatatactcctaacagctaaattttcaaaaaatttaagaccaatcccATAATAATACTTGACAAGTTGACaattatgtttgatttgcttgtattgaaAGTTGTTATGTAATTATTGTTGTTagctaaattttttgaaaaatcagcCGGAAGGGATATATTTGATGTCAATCGAAAACTTTTgagataaaattgaaataaataaaacttagagatatttttgaaacttttccCAAACTTTAGAGATAAAAAGAATACTTTACCAGTTTGTATAAGCTCTCAACCGAATAAGAAATAAAACCAAGAAACACACTGATTCACATATGTTCATTATGTTTACCATGAACAAAACTCAAGAACCACGGCAACTAGCCAACTAAGGAACCACATAAAGAATAGGACCCAAAAGTCAAAGTCTTAAAATTAACAATTTGAGACTCATTAGCTCTTTACCTATATCGTTCACGATTAACTCAATCAGCATTCTAACTCTACTCTATATTCCATCACCATCAACCTAAACTAACCAACAATCCCATTGGTTCCTTCAATTTTGCCTCATTCCAAAGTCCAAACACATTCAGCTCACAATAAACATCACAGTAATGAGCAGTAAACCTTAGCCCCCATGAAACATGAAATTTATAGATGATTTTTCTAAGAGTAGTTTACAGgatgaagatgaagattaaaGGAGTACCTGAGAATGAGGATGACAGGAAAGCGGGAAGTGTATGGCGGCAAAATGGCGTAGACAAAATGGAAGCATCCTCTTTAGTAAAGGCTTGAatgcaaaaagcacaaaatagacTTTCCGGAAGTAACTTTCCTCATGGCAACGACACAGTTCGATTCTGAGTGCATTCAATCTATGAATAAGTCTCTCAATGGCTACAATTGTTGGGCATGGGACATGTCAAAATcaacaattatttttttataaagagACCAAAAGAATATTATAGAGTTGAATTGAATTAAAGTACTTGTCCCCTAAGATTGTGATTCACAAACAACGACTATAAGCAAAAAAAAATCCGAGAGACATTTCGCAATTGCAAACAGCCAAACATATCAATTCACAAGATGAACAATCTTAGCCAAAACACATTCAAGATCCACTAGCTCGTTCTGTTACACTTAAGAGTTCAAGTTTGTAAGAGTTGTACCCTAAATTGGAGCGACACACGCTGCAAAACTAGCAAATAAACATAGGCAACTGTACAAGAAGTAACAGATCTAACAAGAATTGGGACATCCTCCTCTTCCCAAAAAGTCCACCTAGCAATTAGCCACTAGCATCAGGAAAACAACTGGAAAATGTAAATAATACGCATTTTCTGTGCTGGGCAATAACGAGGATCATCCACTATCTATTGTCCCTCATCAGCATGGATCATACAGACCAAAACAATGGCTCTCTGGATCATCCACTATCTATTTCCCATAATTGAAAATTTCATCATCATCAAACCCTGCAAACAGATGGAAACATGTTAATTAATGGCATTGTCTAGCAGTTTCCACATCCATTGAAACACACAATTTACCTTCGCCCAATTCTTCAGCTTCATCATTTGACGGCCTTATGAGCATTGAGTTAACAGAAGGGTCAAGTACCATCCAATATGAGCTCCCATTCTCTTCAAAGAGTAAATCACTTGGCCTGATCCACTCCTCAACCATGCCAATGCTATTGAAAGATAACGGATCACTAAAATTTTGTTCTTTGCTAGTGAGCCTGAAAGAAAATCAAACAACAGGATATTAGTCTACAATCTATCTAAACTTTTTCTtcgagaaaataaaataaaatctattaGTCTACAATGGTCCAAGCTCACATTTGTCTTAATTGTAAGTTGTGCTGAACAAAGGCAAGATCGCTGAGATGTTGGCTTACTATAAAATTCCCCGAATTCACTTTTTGTTCGAAAGACATCTGGTTTCTCTTGTACATTGGCAAACTGCATGTCTGACTGAGAATACGAATTGATAAACGGGATAAGTTGGGGCAGCCTCCTCCATATGTTGACCACCATTCAGCTATAAATGAAACACACATTCTTAATGAAAAACAAAGaaacaaacagaaaagaaaaaataaaagggaaTTCTCACAAAGGGTCATGAGAGAAAGGAAATACTCAAATAGGATAAGTGGCATAATTGTTAGTGTGATAATTCTAGGCCAGTCATATAAACATTATCTCCACCTTTTTTACAGGATTTCAGAATTATGCTGGCAGTCACTCTATGATGTAAACAAGCTTACAACCACAAGGTCAATGGGGAGGTCGACACAGAAAATTTCTATCTCAGCTCATATAAGTTAGATCGGTTTACTTGTCACAGCATAAGCATTTTATGCAAAAGAGAAGGCAGATATTTCCCCGTTCAGTTTCTCAGTTTTCTACATCTATGCATCATAACTATTTTGAGTAGTGTTtcaaagatttaattttttttcctattAAAAGTTATTGAAAGTAGAAGTTAAAACACAACTTGGTTAGTGAACATATATTCCTATCTAAGAGAATAGGTTATTAGCCCTTACTAGGAAGCAGATTATTTCTAGCTCTGATTGCCATCTTTCTCCCGAAATCTCCAGCAGCAGTCTTGTATAAGGTTATCTCCTTGACAATTTTATCTTGGATTCTTGTATCAGGAACTAATCTCTCTATACAATCAAACAACCTTGAGAGAATCTCATTTTGCATATCCTCATGAATACTATAGAAGAACTTTGGATTAAGGTAGAAGCCAGCAGCATGAAGGGGATGATTCCACAACCTTTCCCATCTGTTATGTATAATATTCCAGTACaccatataatcctccctcttaACAAGTGCTTTCTTAATAGCTTCTTTTGCCCGGTAAATTCCAGCATAAATGTATCCCATTGCAGGTTTCAACTCACTAGTAGCTATTCTCAGGACCCCCAAGAGAGGAGCTGTTAGACGAACGACCATTTGACATGAGGACCAAAAAACTTTATCACTCAGGATATCTAACATTTCCAAACCTTCTGCTTTCTTTGAGTATGGACAATCCATCCACTCTTGAGATGTGATCATGGTCTGTAACTTGTGTTTGAGATCAACAAATCGTTTTATTGTGGAAAAGTTTGTTGACGAGTGTGAGAATGCAGGATCAACAATATCATTCCCTAAAGTATACCTTCTAACCATACTCAAGACTGCACTACAATTGTAGACAAATCTAGTTATAGATCTAGCTTGTTCAATCACAATACTAATCCACTCAAGATTTCCAAAATCTTCAAATATCAGATCAATGCAATAAGCTGCTGAAGGGCTCCAAAAAAGGGTAGGAAAAGTATCAGTTAGCCACTTACCAGCAACAGCATATAGTTCTTCACCTGGTGTAATCACTTGCAGCACATGTCCAACTCCAATTTCTTCTACTATTTGTCTTATCAACTCATAACACTTTGCGGGAACAAAAATCTCGGTCGAGTCAAAGGTTTTCAAACAGATTATTCCATCGGGAAAACAGGCAAAAAAATTTAGCAGCACTCTACCGGCTTCTGTAGTCAACTGATCAACCAAGATAGAACAGCCTGTCCTCCCCCATTTCAACCTGCACCTCTCTACATCATTCTTCATTTCTTCCACAGAGTATTTCAGGACCCAACCGCGGAGTTCATGCTGCGAGGGACACTCAAATCCCGAACCCCTTGAAGAAATTGCCTCCACCATCTGTTTAAAATAGACTGAGTTCACAGCATCAAAAGGTGCACCAACATAATACAAAAACTGACCTATTGCCGTCTTAATGTCATTGTCAAACCCTTTGGGACCCAATGCATTTTTCTCCACCGCAAGAACAGCTTCAGAATCAGCATCAATATCTGTAGAGTGCATCGGTGTTGAGTTCTTCGTCATTTCTACATTTATACTCATTCCCTCACCAGCAACCACTAACTCATGATTCTCAAACACCTGATTTGAAACCATGGTCTCTTCTTCTTCAGCCTtctgcttcttcctcttcttcgttGCTGCATTTTTACTCATCCCCTCACCAGCATGAGCATCCACTAAATTTATACTCATTCCTTCACCAGCAACCACTAATTCATGATTCTCAAACACCTGATTTGAAACCATGGTCTCTTCTTCTTCAGCCTtctgcttcttcctcttctttattGCTGCATTTTTACTCATCCCCTCACCAACATGAGCATCCACTAAATTTATACTCATTCCTTCACCAGCAACCACTAATTCATGATTCTCAAACACCTGATTTGAAACCATGGTCTCTTCTTCTTCAGCCTtctgcttcttcctcttcttcattgCTGCATTTTTACTCATCCCCTCACCAACACGAGCATCCACTacctcatcattctcatccaccTGATTTGAAACCAAGGGCATGACCTCTTCCTCAatcttctgcttcttctgctGCTTCTGCTGCTTCTGCTTCTTCCCTTTCTTAATATTCTTCGTCCCACTATCTTCCAAGCTCTGCTGCATATGAAACCTAACATCCTTGGGAACAAGACTGCAAATGGATCCATTGCCCTTCCTACAAGCAAGATGTTCCTTAACCCTATAAATGCCACCACCATTGAACAACTTCATGCAATATATGCACTTAAGTTGCTCCTTCTTCCCATTCTTAAACATCTGAACATGCTTCCATGCAGGATCACGTTTCATGGGTGTAACTGGAACCTCCTCAAGGTTTATAATTGAACTCATTTAAATCAACCTCAAAACCCCTCCAACTAAAACCTCAACAACATGCACTGTGTCACAAAATTGAAACTAGACCTACTTGTAAGTTCGAATTCTATTCAATAACAAATGATAAAAAGAGTTCACCTTTACGATTTGGATGCAAGAATTGGGAATACGAGGGAAAAAGAACAAACCCGGGTTAGCGTCAGCGTCGTAACGAGTTCTTTGACTTCTTTCTTTCTGTTCGAAGagggaagagaagagagaagagaaccgTGGACGTGTAACCGGATGGACCGGTTAGGGCAAAGAGAGGGATGTATGAATGGAGGATGTATGACTATGAATTGAATAGGCAAGGTTCCAAAGGAGAAAGGTTATCCGGGCCGGTTTGTTTCTGAGTGACTCAGTGGGAAAAAAAACCGAAAGGGAAAAAATCATATTGCTGCAATAGCTTTAttggaaaataaaaatgctaataTTTCAActattaataaatattatttaatttagtcttttttttttttgaaaataagaactCAACACAACAAGGTGGAGTAGTCAGAGCTAGTCAACAATCcgagaaaactaaataaaattacaaCACGAATACGATCCCTAAGccatctccggcatagccatcaacaacaaaagggattCACACTACTCCACTCGTTAGCGCTAATGAAGGTCATGTTGATAACTTCTTCAACGCCTTTACTTGTATTCTGGAATATCCTCCTATTCCTCTCCATCCAAATGTTCCAGAGAATCGCACAGAAGCACATCAACCGCTGTTTTTTAGTCTCCTTACTCCTCGGTTCTTCTATCCAACTTAGAAAGTGCTCTTTCATCGAACCCGGACAGGACCATTGTCGGCCAAAAGCTGAAATCCAAGcactccacacctgccaagtaaaaGTACAGCCTAGAAACAAGTGATGTACATGCTCCACATCAGTattacataacacacatacaTTATCTTCCTGAGGGATAATACCAAACCGGCTTAGCCTCTCCTTTGTATTCACTCGGCCTATTAGCACAAACCAAGCAAACAGCTCCATTCTTGGTGGAACCAAGCCTTTCCAAATAGTCCTAGTAAAGCTGAAACTGGTGACCTCCTCTGGGAGCAATTCCTcctgcaacacctgcacaaatgagttagttgaaaaaaCACCTTGCCTATATATTTCCACACCACTCTATCCTCTCTGTTATGTACTAGTTTTACAGGTCTCACGGCCTCATGCAAATGACTCAGaagttccaactcccattgaaaAAGCTCTcacctccattggaagttccaaatccactctaacccatcccaaaacccacagtccCGTATGACAGATCCCccttggtttgaaacagagaagaacCTCGAAAACTAATCCTTTAAAGCTCCACCGAAAAGCCAAACATCCTACCAAAATCGTGTCCATTGCCCATCACCCACCTCCATTGACAAGCCTGTAACCATCTTATCCCTAATATATTGATTCGTGATATGTACTTGGCATATATCCTTCCATGGGCCTTCTCTAGATGGTAGTACTTGCGTTGATAGTAGCTCAGTTGGGTTCAGATTATGACAGGAACACACTACCTTCTTCCACAACGGGCACTCTTCCTTtgaaaaccgccaccaccacttaaacaactGAGCAGTATTTCGAATCAAAGCATCCCCAACTCCCAACCCGCCTAGCTTCTTAGGAGCCTACACCACTTCCCATCTAACGACTGCCATACCATTTCGACCATCCTCCTTACACCACAAGAATCTTCTCTATAATGAAATCAACTTCTCAGCAACAGCTTTTAGCATCTTGAACAGACTCAAATAATACACTGGCAAGCTATTTAAGACTGATTTGATAAGCACCAGTTTCCCAGCTTTATTTAACACCTTAGCTTTCCACAAACTGAGTTTCTCCTCCACTCTGTCTATGATAGGCTTCCAGGTCTTCACCAACCTCGGATTTGCACCTAAGGAGATTCTAAGGTATTTGACTGGAACAGTGGCCCTTTGCAACCCAACAACTTGCACATACGCCGGGCCCACTGCTCATCACAGTTGATTGGGATCAAGCTGGACTTATCAAAGTTGATGTTAAGCCCTGACATTAACTCAAAGCATCTCAGCATCCGCTTGTAATTCCTTATAGTCTCCTCATCTGGTGGGCAGAATAGAATGGTATCGTCAGCAAATTGAAGGTGTGACAGTTCTATACTGTCTCTGCCAACCAACAATGGTGATATCCGTCTGTTCCTAACTGCCTCTCCAATCATTCGATGCAGGACATCCACAACTAAAACAAACAAGAAGGGTGAAAGGGGGTCACCTTGTCTCAATCCTCTTTCCATTTTGAACGGCTTAGAAGGCGATCCATTTATCAGAAGCGACATAGAAACAGTGGTCACACATTCCATAACCCAAACTTTTCATTTCTGTCTGAATCCCATCTTTTGTAACACAGTGTCCAGGAAGTTCCATTTGACTCTATCATAGGCTTTTTGAAAATCGAGCttaatttactctttttttaTGATCTCGTTttacattttttccctttttcttcctaaatattttctttattttttcacaACACGTAAACACACTATTAacaaaatatctaaaaataagAGTATTTATGGTGTGAAATGGATCAATTTAATATATGAATACACCAAATCAATTCTCAAAAAAGTTTTAgtcaaatattttaattctaaaaaaattaattgataaaaTAATTCTTAAAGATTATTTTTATTAGATAATGCACTCTACATTAATTTTATCATCAATGAATAACAGCATTTGTCCACATGAAGCGTTAACTTGTTATGTGATTGTTAAATACCAGGTGTATAATGGACAAACAATCTCTATATACAATTACTAAAATTGTGTCGTCTTGCAATTGTTAAAAGTGTTCATATTTATATCGACTAATATATCTTTTTTAGATTTTCTTCGGAACTAaactgaaaattttaaaattttttaaaaatttaattgtttttttttaataatttggtGGAGATTTAAATGTCTAAATTTGTAATCTTATCTTATTGCTATTAATATTTAAGCACTCAAAGAAAAAGCGATTAAAATTTAGCTCTAACGACACCTAATAAGGAAAGCAAGTTATCATTAAATCATGGTGAAAAATGCATGAAAAGTGGACAACTGACATTTATCACAACGTTAGTAGAGACAAAATTGCCGAAAGAGGGCGCCACACATGGATATAGGGTTCCTATGAAATTTTGGGTACTCAATCTACAAAATACTATAGATATTTTGGATCATTTGATATAAATGAATGAATAAAATAGATCTATTAGGTGAATATTTCAAGAGTTATCTGAAATCAATGTGATTTGAATTTGAACGTGAGGTCTAGATTTTTTTAGATGATAATATTCATATCTCTTTCGATGAGGTGAAATTGTCTGAGATTTTTGAGTGAGGATGAATGTGATACCTGCAAGAAATTTCTATATTTAAGTTAGTAAAAATTTTAGACAGAATTTAGTAGACTGAAATATCTAAGTTAGATGAGATATTTATATAGTAAAAAAGACAAGATTGTTATTTTTATGTAACTTATCCACCTATGATGGGTggttatttttccttttatgtaTGAGTTGTTAAGATCTTATATTTGAATTGTTGGGCAAATCAATACGTACAGTCAAGGTTCTGCACGTAGGTCGGGCATACAGATTAATAGGTTCGTTCCTCATGTAGGTCGGATAGACAAAAACGATTTTTTGGACCTTTCTTTTGTGGGGTTGGCTTGTCTACTTTGGGTCTGGCTTTATTATTGGACCAGGGTATGAATAGTGTCCCTACTTGATGTCGAGTTCGTTCAAGTCGATGTCGGGCATAAGTAGGTCGCCCTTGATTCTTCATCTTGCATAGTTCACAAGTCGTTTTTTCGATGTGATCTTATCTGAAGAAGTTGGCTGACTCGACGTATTTTTGAATTTGTAGAACTCGACGTGATTTGGGTGGTTGTAATGTTCCAGTAACGTTCCCTGTTCCATAATCGTTTTTCGCACGCTTTTTGGTAACCGTGCATCATTTAAAGTGGGATAAAGTTACCATTTTACCCCTATATATGCCTTTATATATACTCaacctttcttctttttcatcatcttttcattttctcgcCTGAAATATCCTTCATTTTTTTTTGAACTTCAGTCTTTTCCGAAATTGTTTTCTTGCAATTTGCTATTTGTTTCTTGTATTTCTTGCATTTAGTTGGTAATTGCTGGAGTTTCGAATAAccaattgctcttgattgtgtgaGTGTATTTTAGGGGGTTAGTGTTGCCTCCAATTGGTGCTAGCATCAAGGTTGATGTGTGCATTATTTTACGTTTCTGCCATCTCTGTAGTGTTTACAATGTCATGATAGCTTTGTTAGATTTACTGTTGATGATGATGCCGACTTCTTTACAAGCATGACCGACCTCTTTATTGTAGATCTTGTTTTTTTATAGGTGTATGATTTCTATATGTCTCGATTTATAGTACAAATCATGCCTTCTAACATGCCAAAAAATTTAGATTGGGTAGACATAACTGTTTTAGGAGTTGTGTCTATGATGGATAGAGAAACCATAAAAAATTTTCATCTTAAGTACTTGATTTGTTCTAAACAAGAGGATGAAGAGAAATACACTTTAGAAGCCCCCGACCCTGAGGAGCGGGTATGCTATGTCCGCTTTAATAGGTCAGAAGATCACTTCCTTTTCATATACGAATGTCTTTTCACTAGGCTCAAGGTTAAGTTTTCTTTCACCGACTTCGAGTAAGACATATTGTTAGCCTAATGAACAGATCCTACTTAGTTACATCCCAACTCGTGGGGTTTTATGAAAGTTTTTCAGCTAGTTTGTCGAACTCTAGAGCTCCTAATCTCTTTGAAagtgtttttctattttttttcctaaCCAAGCCTTTTAGTAGAAAGAAGCAGCAATGGACCTCCTTCCGAG carries:
- the LOC107643374 gene encoding uncharacterized protein LOC107643374 isoform X3, with translation MSSIINLEEVPVTPMKRDPAWKHVQMFKNGKKEQLKCIYCMKLFNGGGIYRVKEHLACRKGNGSICSLVPKDVRFHMQQSLEDSGTKNIKKGKKQKQQKQQKKQKIEEEVMPLVSNQVDENDEVVDARVGEGMSKNAAMKKRKKQKAEEEETMVSNQVFENHELVVAGEGMSINLVDAHVGEGMSKNAAIKKRKKQKAEEEETMVSNQVFENHELVVAGEGMSINLVDAHAGEGMSKNAATKKRKKQKAEEEETMVSNQVFENHELVVAGEGMSINVEMTKNSTPMHSTDIDADSEAVLAVEKNALGPKGFDNDIKTAIGQFLYYVGAPFDAVNSVYFKQMVEAISSRGSGFECPSQHELRGWVLKYSVEEMKNDVERCRLKWGRTGCSILVDQLTTEAGRVLLNFFACFPDGIICLKTFDSTEIFVPAKCYELIRQIVEEIGVGHVLQVITPGEELYAVAGKWLTDTFPTLFWSPSAAYCIDLIFEDFGNLEWISIVIEQARSITRFVYNCSAVLSMVRRYTLGNDIVDPAFSHSSTNFSTIKRFVDLKHKLQTMITSQEWMDCPYSKKAEGLEMLDILSDKVFWSSCQMVVRLTAPLLGVLRIATSELKPAMGYIYAGIYRAKEAIKKALVKREDYMVYWNIIHNRWERLWNHPLHAAGFYLNPKFFYSIHEDMQNEILSRLFDCIERLVPDTRIQDKIVKEITLYKTAAGDFGRKMAIRARNNLLPTEWWSTYGGGCPNLSRLSIRILSQTCSLPMYKRNQMSFEQKVNSGNFIAH
- the LOC107643374 gene encoding uncharacterized protein LOC107643374 isoform X2, with protein sequence MSSIINLEEVPVTPMKRDPAWKHVQMFKNGKKEQLKCIYCMKLFNGGGIYRVKEHLACRKGNGSICSLVPKDVRFHMQQSLEDSGTKNIKKGKKQKQQKQQKKQKIEEEVMPLVSNQVDENDEVVDARVGEGMSKNAAMKKRKKQKAEEEETMVSNQVFENHELVVAGEGMSINLVDAHVGEGMSKNAAIKKRKKQKAEEEETMVSNQVFENHELVVAGEGMSINVEMTKNSTPMHSTDIDADSEAVLAVEKNALGPKGFDNDIKTAIGQFLYYVGAPFDAVNSVYFKQMVEAISSRGSGFECPSQHELRGWVLKYSVEEMKNDVERCRLKWGRTGCSILVDQLTTEAGRVLLNFFACFPDGIICLKTFDSTEIFVPAKCYELIRQIVEEIGVGHVLQVITPGEELYAVAGKWLTDTFPTLFWSPSAAYCIDLIFEDFGNLEWISIVIEQARSITRFVYNCSAVLSMVRRYTLGNDIVDPAFSHSSTNFSTIKRFVDLKHKLQTMITSQEWMDCPYSKKAEGLEMLDILSDKVFWSSCQMVVRLTAPLLGVLRIATSELKPAMGYIYAGIYRAKEAIKKALVKREDYMVYWNIIHNRWERLWNHPLHAAGFYLNPKFFYSIHEDMQNEILSRLFDCIERLVPDTRIQDKIVKEITLYKTAAGDFGRKMAIRARNNLLPTEWWSTYGGGCPNLSRLSIRILSQTCSLPMYKRNQMSFEQKVNSGNFIVSQHLSDLAFVQHNLQLRQMLTSKEQNFSDPLSFNSIGMVEEWIRPSDLLFEENGSSYWMVLDPSVNSMLIRPSNDEAEELGEGFDDDEIFNYGK
- the LOC107643374 gene encoding uncharacterized protein LOC107643374 isoform X1, producing MSSIINLEEVPVTPMKRDPAWKHVQMFKNGKKEQLKCIYCMKLFNGGGIYRVKEHLACRKGNGSICSLVPKDVRFHMQQSLEDSGTKNIKKGKKQKQQKQQKKQKIEEEVMPLVSNQVDENDEVVDARVGEGMSKNAAMKKRKKQKAEEEETMVSNQVFENHELVVAGEGMSINLVDAHVGEGMSKNAAIKKRKKQKAEEEETMVSNQVFENHELVVAGEGMSINLVDAHAGEGMSKNAATKKRKKQKAEEEETMVSNQVFENHELVVAGEGMSINVEMTKNSTPMHSTDIDADSEAVLAVEKNALGPKGFDNDIKTAIGQFLYYVGAPFDAVNSVYFKQMVEAISSRGSGFECPSQHELRGWVLKYSVEEMKNDVERCRLKWGRTGCSILVDQLTTEAGRVLLNFFACFPDGIICLKTFDSTEIFVPAKCYELIRQIVEEIGVGHVLQVITPGEELYAVAGKWLTDTFPTLFWSPSAAYCIDLIFEDFGNLEWISIVIEQARSITRFVYNCSAVLSMVRRYTLGNDIVDPAFSHSSTNFSTIKRFVDLKHKLQTMITSQEWMDCPYSKKAEGLEMLDILSDKVFWSSCQMVVRLTAPLLGVLRIATSELKPAMGYIYAGIYRAKEAIKKALVKREDYMVYWNIIHNRWERLWNHPLHAAGFYLNPKFFYSIHEDMQNEILSRLFDCIERLVPDTRIQDKIVKEITLYKTAAGDFGRKMAIRARNNLLPTEWWSTYGGGCPNLSRLSIRILSQTCSLPMYKRNQMSFEQKVNSGNFIVSQHLSDLAFVQHNLQLRQMLTSKEQNFSDPLSFNSIGMVEEWIRPSDLLFEENGSSYWMVLDPSVNSMLIRPSNDEAEELGEGFDDDEIFNYGK